The Polyangium aurulentum genomic interval GCCCCAGGACCCCGAGCGCGAGACCGATCCGAAGGCGACCTTGCGCCGGATTCTCAAGGAGGGAGGCGCGCGGCGCACCGAATCCATTCACGCGATCTTCGGCGAGCGCGTGGGCGTCGACGCCCTGCGGAGTTTGCCCGCCTTCCAGCGCTTCGAGAACGAGCTGTCGGACGCGCTGCAAAAGGTCGCGACCGTGCAGCGTCGCCGGCCTTGACCCGCCTTCACCACCCTCCCCGATCGTCCGGTCCCCTCGTACGCCAGACCCCGTCCCCCCGACTTTTTCGGGCCCATCCGCCCTCTTCGGGCTCTTGGCGGCCGGTTTTTGCGCCAAAAACCTCCTGATCCCTCGACGTTTCCGCTACGCTCGGCCCATGGCTCGAATCCTGGTCGTCGAGGACTCCTCCGCGGTCCGGGCGTACATCCGTGCGGCGCTCGAGGATGCGCCTGGGCTCTTCGCGCGGGGACCCGAGGATGCCCCGACCGAGGTCGAGGTCGTCGAGGCCGCCAGCGGCTTCGATGCGCTGCGCCTCCTGCCGCGGGGGCACTACGACCTCGTCATCACCGACATCAACATGCCCGACATCAACGGGCTCGAGCTCATCCGCTTCGTCCGCGAGAGCGAGCGCCACCGCAAGGTGGCCCTGATGATCGTCTCCACCCAGTCGGCCGAGAAAGATCGCGCCCGCGGCCTCGCGCTCGGCGCCGATGTCTTCCTCGCCAAGCCCTTCACCGTCGAGGCCCTCCGCAAGGCCGTCGTCACCGCGTTGAACGGCCGCTCCGCCCAGTTCGCGGCCGACGCGCCGCCGTCCGAAGGCGCAACGCCCAGCGAGGGGTCGCGTTGACCACCGAGAGCGAGCGCGCACGCGAGGAGTTCTTCTCCGAGGCACAAGAGATCGTCGAGGGCCTCGGCCGCGATCTGCTCGCGCTCGACGAGGCCCAGAAGTCGGGCCACGTCGACCCCGACCTCATCAACGACGTCTTCCGCGCCGTCCACACGCTGAAGGGCCTCGCAGGGCTCTTCGGCGCGACGCGCATGTCCACCCTCTCGCACGAGCTCGAGGAGCTGCTCGACGACCTGCGCATGGGGCGCGTCGAGCTGTCGCCCCCCGTGCTCGATCTGCTCTTCCGCTCCGTCGAGCTCTACGGCCGCATCCTGCAGATCGAGAAGGAAGGGCGCGAGCAGCCCATGCCCGAGCTCGATCAGCTCCTGCGCCTGCTCCACCGCGGCACCACGGGCGCCTCGGGCACCGCGTCGCCGGGGCCGATCATCGATCCCAGCCTGCTCGCCGTCCTCACCGAGTACGAAGAGACGCGCCTGCGCACCAACATCGCGCAGGGCCTCGGCCTCTACCGCCTGCGCGTGCGGTTCCAGCTCGCCACCATCGATCAGGGCCTCGACGAGCTGAAGGCCACGGCCAAGCCCTACGGCGAGATCATCACGTACCTGCCCACGGGCGCGGGCGACGACGCCGACTCGATCGAGCTCGACATCCTCATGGCCTCGCGCGCGTCGGCCGAGACCTTGCGGGGCGCGCTCGCGCATCTCGGCGTCGACGTCGAGGAGCTGCCGCGCCAGCCCACGATCCCGCAGGCGGTGCCTCCCCCGCCCATGCCCTCGACGCCCGCGCGCCCGTCGTCGCACCCGACGCCCGCGCCTCCGCCCATGAGCCCGCTCCGCGCCGAGCTCGACACGACGGGCGCGCACGTGGCCTTCCCGCGGGGCGCGGGCGGCGGCGACACCTCGGCGAGCATCCCGCCGAAGGCGCAGGACCTCGGGACGATCCGCTCGGTCGCGCAGACCGTGCGCGTCGACATCCACAAGCTCGACATCCTGATGAACTTCGTCGGCGAGCTGTCGATCGTGCGCACCTCGCTCGAGCGAGTGCTCGACAAGATGCGCGACGCGCACACCGACCGCGAGCTGGCGCTGAACCTCCACCGGCTCCAGCGCGACTTCGAGCGGCACATCTCGTCGCTGCGCCGCGGCATCCTCGAGGTGCGCATGGTGCCGCTCGGCCAGGTGTTCGACAAGCTCGCCCGCGTCGCCCGGCAGCTCAGCCGCGAGGCGGACAAGCAGGTGAACCTCGTCATCACCGGCGCCGAGACCGAGGTCGACAAGCTCATCGTCGAGGAGCTGTCCGACCCGCTCATGCACATGATGCGCAACGCGATCGATCACGGCATCGAGTCGCGGACGCGGCGCGAGGAGGTCGGCAAGCCGGCGATCGGCACCATCGCCCTGAACGCCTTCCAGAAGGGCAACCACGTCGTCATCGAGATCGAGGACGACGGGCGCGGGTTCGACACCGAGAGGCTCGTCGAGGGCGCGATCCGGCGCGGCGTGATCTCGCCCGACGAGGCGCGCACCATGAGCCGCCGCGAGATCCTGAACCTCGCCTTCGTCCCGGGCCTCAGCACCAAGACGGACGTGAGCGAGCTGAGCGGGCGCGGCGTGGGCATGGACGTCGTGAAGACGAACATCGCCAAGCTCGGCGGCGTCATCGACCTGCAGAGCGAGAGCGGCATCGGCACGAAGGTCACGGTGACCTTGCCGATCACGCTCGCGATCATCAGCGCGCTCATCGTGAAGGTGAGCGATCAGCAGTTCGCCATCCCGCTCGCCAACGTGCAGGAGGCGGTGTGGCTCGACGTCGACGCGGTGCGCGTGATCGACGGCCGAGACGCGGTCACCCTGCGCGGCAGCACGCTGCAGATCTGCTACCTCGCGCGCCTGTTCGGCCTGTCGGAGCAGGTGGAGGCCCCCGGCGTGGGCGGCTTCGGCGACATCGACGCGCCCATGACGCACCAGCCGCAGATGAGCGCTCCGATGCGCGCGCAGCGCCGCAACAGCGGAGCCTTCGGGCGCGAGTACTCGGCCGCGTTCCCGTATCGACCCGCGCACGGGACGTCGGCGGCGCGAGGGGGAGGACGCGTGGCGCGGCCTCGGCGAAAGTTCGTGGTCGTCACGGCCGTCGGCACGCGCAGGCTCGGGCTCGTCGTCGACTCGCTCGTCGGCGAGCAGGACGTCGTGACCAAGCCCCTCGGCCCGTCGCTGAAGAACATCACCGTCTTCGCGGGTGCGACCGAGCTGCCCGATCAGCGCATCGCGCTCGTGCTCGACGCGCCCGCGCTGGTCGAGGAGATGTTCGCCAACGCCGATCGCACCCGCATGACGCACGGAGGGCCCCATGGCTTCTAACCTCGCGCGGCGCCCGACCGTCGCCGTCCCGACCGCCGCCTCGGCCAAGCGCAAGCAGCGCGATCGCGGCCCGCGCACCGAGTATCTGGCGTTCCGCCTCGCAGGCGACGTCTACGCGGCGCCGGTCTCGCTCATCCGCGAGATCTTGAAGCTCCGCCCCCTCACCCCCGTGCCCCGATCGGCCTCGTCGATCATGGGCATCATCAGCGTGCGCGGGCAGATCGTGACCGTGATCGACCTGCGCCGGCGCCTGCGCCTGCAAGAGGAGCCCGTCAGCAACCGCGCCCGCATCCTGCTCGTCGACCCGCTCGGGGTCGAGACGCTCGGCCTGTACGTCGACGAGGTGCTGCAGGTCTACCGCCTCGCCGACAGCGAGATCGAGCACACGGCGTCGGCGCTCGGGGGCGAGGTCGCGAGCTACATCGCCGGCATCGCGCGCCCGGCGCAGGCGCAGACCGCGGCGCGACGCGCGAGCAGCGCGGTGCACGCGGCAAGCCAGGGAGCCGGGCCTCAGGCGCTCGCATCGACCGTGGTCCGTCATGACGCATCGGTGATCATCCTGCTCGATCTGAAGGTCGTGCTCTCCTCCTGAGAAGCGGCGCGCGAGGGAGCCACAACGAGACCAAGATGCCCGACTTCGGCCAGAGACACCGCGCAGATCCCCAGAAGAGCCTCGTCGGCTTCGTCGTGGGCGACGTGCACTACGCGATCGGCATCGGTCAGGTGCGCGAGATCGTCAACCCGCTGCCCATCACGACCCTGCCGCACACGCCGCCCGAGGTCTCCGGCGTGGCCGATCACCGCGGCGACGTGGTGCCCGTCATCGATCTGCGCACGCGCTTCGGCCTCACCCCCACGGCGCCGAGCCGCTCGACCAAGTGGATCCTGGTCGACGCGGGCGAGCGCATGGTCGGGCTCGTGGTGGACGCGGTGACCGAGGTCTTCGGCACGGGCGGCGACGAGATTCGCCCCACGCCCGCGATGGGCGGCAGCCGCGATCTGCGCGGCATCCGCGGCGTCACCAACCACAATGGGATCCTGGTCTTCGTGCTCGACACGAAGCGCTTCACCGAGGTCGTCGACGACATCGCGGACGTGTTGCCGCCGATGGAGGAGCACTGAAGAGCGCCGTGACCAACGCGAGCCCGCCCGTCACCCCCAGCGTGATCGCCACCGCCTTGGGCGCCCCCGATGCCGAGGAGCGCCGCCAGGCCACCGCCATGCTCATCGAGCTGGAGCTCGACGACGCGCTGCCGCTGCTCGTCCGCGCGCTCGGCGACAGCGACTGGCGCGTGCGCAAGGAGGCCACCTTCGCCGCGCGCCCGTTCGTCGCGTCGCCCGTCCTCATCGCCGCCATGGTCCGCACCTTCGAGCCGGGCGAGAACGTGGGCCTGCGCAACGCCGCGGTCGAGGTGCTCGCGAGCTCGGGCAGCCTCGCGACGGCGGCGCTCGGAGAGTCGCTCGCGCGCCTCGACGCCGACGGCAGAAAGCTCAGCGTCCAGGCCCTCGGCCGCACGCGCGATCCCGCGGCGCTGCCGCTGCTCGAGCGATGCCTGGAGGACGAGGATCACAACGTCAGGCAAGGCGCGGTGGAGGCCATCGCCCAGCTCGGGCCCATCGCGCCCGAGCACGTCCAGCGCCTGCTGTCGCGATGCCTCGAGGCCGAGGACGGCTTCGTGCAGCTCACCGCGATCGAGGGGCTCAACGCGCTCGGGGCGGTGATCCCGTGGGAGCGGCTCGAGCCGATGCTCGGGCGGCCCACCCTGCGCAGCGCGGCGCTCAGCGCAGCGTCGCTCGCCGAGAGCCCGAAGGCCGCGGTGGCCCTCGCGCACGCCCTGCGCACCACGCGCGGCAGCACGTTCATCCAGGCCCTGCTCGCGCTCGCGCGGCTCGCCGAGGGACCGCTGTTGCCCGCGGTCGCCGAGGCGCTCGGGGCCGAGGGACCCGAGCTCGGCCAGAAGCTCGTGCGGGTCGCGGAGAAGCAGGGCGGCGAAGACCCGCACCACCGCGCGATGGCGCTGCTGCTCGCGGCCGTCGCGCGCGCCCCGGGCGTCGTCGACGCCGCCGTGAAGGGCATGTCCGAGGAGACGTTCACCGAGCAAGCCGAACGCGCGCTGCTTCTGCTCGGGCCCGCGGCGCTCCCCGGGCTCGTGGCGCGCATCGCGCCAGGCCATGGGCAGGACGCCCCGCCGGCGGTGAGTCCGGACGTGCGCGCCGCGCTGATCGACGTGGCCGCCTCCATCGCCCTCGCCCCGAACATGGGGCAGCGTCCTCTCACCTTGCTCGCAGCGCTGCGCGCGGCCGCGCGCGAGTCGGAGCGGCGCGTCGCCACGAGCGCCCTGTTCGCGCTCTCGCGCCTCGGCACCGAGGACGACCTCGACCTCGCCGCGCGCCTCGCGGGCTCGCCCATCCGGCCCGTCGCACACGCGGCCGAGGGCGCGCTCGCCGCGCTCGCGACACGGCACAAGGACGCGGCGCGCGCGCTCGCCGACAAGCTCGTCGGCAACGTCGCGCACGGCCAGAGCGCCGACGCCTTCCCGGCCGCGGTCGTGATGGGCGCGCTCGCGGCCCTGCAGAAGGCCTCGGGCCCCCCGCCCTCGAGCGACCTCGCCTTCCTCGCGAGCGCCGCCGCCGCGGAGGACGTGCGCACGCGGCGCGCGGCCATCGGCGCGGTGGCCGAGATCGGCGGCGCCTCCGCGCTCGACGTGCTCTCGCTGGCGCTCGCCGACGAGGAGCGCGAGGTGCAGCTCGCCGCTGCCCGCGCCCTCGGCTACCTCGGCGCCGCCACCTACCGGCGCAAGGACATGGGCGAGGCGGGCCCCGAGCTCGGCGCGCTCATCGGCGTGGTCGGCCGCTCGCGCGACGCCGAGCTGGTGGCGACGGCGATCCGCGCGCTCGGCGAGGGCATGTCGGCTCTGCCGCACGAGGTGACGGAGCCGGCTTCGGCCGCGCTCGTCGAGGCCCTCGCGCCCCTGGCGAGGCAGTCGGAGGGCGGCGTCGCGATCGCGGCCGTCGAGTCGATCGGTCGCGCGCCCTGGGGCACGCCGGGGAGGCAGGCGGCGCTGCTCGCCGCGCTCGACCATCCGGACGGCTCGGTGGTGAAGGTGGCGATGCTCAAGCTCGAGACGAGCGGCACCGACGGCGAGGAGCTGCTTCGCTGCCTGGATCACCCCTCGCCCGACGTGCGGCTGCTCGCGGCCGAGACGCTCGCGGGCAGCGACAACCCCGTGCTGCGCGAGCGGCTTGCTCAGCGCGCCGCGGTCGAGCTCGATCACGACGTGCGAGACGCCCTCGAGGGAGCCCTTTCGTCGATCCGCTGGCGCGGAGAAAGGGGCAGCGGCGCGCCGTGATGCGCTTCCCGGACGAGGTACGCCTTGCGCCCGACGAGTTCCGGCTGCTGCGCGATCTCATCAACCAGCACTGCGGCATCTCGCTCAACCCCGAGGCGCGCCCGGTGGTCGAGCGGCGCTTGCGCGAGCGGCTCAGCCTGCACGGGCTGCAGTCGTTCGGCGAGTACTACCAGCTCCTCCGCTCGGCGGACCGGGGCCGGGCCGAGCTGGACGAGGCGATCGATCTCGTGACCATCAACGAGACGTACTTCTTCCGCGAGGACTACCAGCTCCGCGCGCTGCGCACCGAGCTGTTCCCGATGCTCCGCAGGCCGCCGCTCAGCCGCGAGACGCTCAACATCTGGAGCGCGGGCTGCTCGACCGGCGAGGAGGTCTACTCGATCGCGATCATGGCGCGCGAGGCGGGCTTCTCGGCGCGGCGCGACCTGCGCATCTTCGGCAGCGACATCTCGCGCCGGTGCGTCACGCACGCGCGGCGCGGCGTGTACGGGCCCTCGTCTTTTCGTGCGATCCCGCCCGAGATCAAGAAGAAGTACTTCGTCGAGCACCCCGACGGCCTGCACGTGCTTGACGAGCTGCGGCCTTGGTGTCACTTCGGCCACTTGAACCTGCTCGACCCGGCGCGGGCCACCGTGGTCGGGCGCGTGGACATCATTTTCTGTCGCAACGTCCTCATCTACTTCGACGATGTCTCACGGCGCCGCGTGATCGACATGTTCTACGACAGGCTCCTCCCTGGTGGCTTCCTCCTCCTCGGGCACTCGGAGTCGCTCCTCAACGTGTCGACGGCCTTCGAGCTCGTGCACCTGCGCGAGGATCTCGTCTATCGCAAGCCCATCTCGGCCTCCCGCTTCGTGAGCGGCACCGAGGGCGGCGCGCTGGGGCCCGGCAAGCCATGACGACGAGGGGGTACAGGTGGTGAGACCGGGTCCTCTGCGGGTGCTCGTCGTCGACGACTCTGCCTTCAACCGCAGAAACATCGCCGACATCCTCTCCGGCAGCGACGAGATCGAGGTCGTCGGCAAGGCGGCGGACGGCGAGGAGGCGCTCAGGCTCGCGCTGTCGATCAAGCCCGACGTCATCACGCTCGACCTCGAGATGCCGCGCATGGATG includes:
- a CDS encoding response regulator; this encodes MARILVVEDSSAVRAYIRAALEDAPGLFARGPEDAPTEVEVVEAASGFDALRLLPRGHYDLVITDINMPDINGLELIRFVRESERHRKVALMIVSTQSAEKDRARGLALGADVFLAKPFTVEALRKAVVTALNGRSAQFAADAPPSEGATPSEGSR
- a CDS encoding chemotaxis protein CheA — protein: MTTESERAREEFFSEAQEIVEGLGRDLLALDEAQKSGHVDPDLINDVFRAVHTLKGLAGLFGATRMSTLSHELEELLDDLRMGRVELSPPVLDLLFRSVELYGRILQIEKEGREQPMPELDQLLRLLHRGTTGASGTASPGPIIDPSLLAVLTEYEETRLRTNIAQGLGLYRLRVRFQLATIDQGLDELKATAKPYGEIITYLPTGAGDDADSIELDILMASRASAETLRGALAHLGVDVEELPRQPTIPQAVPPPPMPSTPARPSSHPTPAPPPMSPLRAELDTTGAHVAFPRGAGGGDTSASIPPKAQDLGTIRSVAQTVRVDIHKLDILMNFVGELSIVRTSLERVLDKMRDAHTDRELALNLHRLQRDFERHISSLRRGILEVRMVPLGQVFDKLARVARQLSREADKQVNLVITGAETEVDKLIVEELSDPLMHMMRNAIDHGIESRTRREEVGKPAIGTIALNAFQKGNHVVIEIEDDGRGFDTERLVEGAIRRGVISPDEARTMSRREILNLAFVPGLSTKTDVSELSGRGVGMDVVKTNIAKLGGVIDLQSESGIGTKVTVTLPITLAIISALIVKVSDQQFAIPLANVQEAVWLDVDAVRVIDGRDAVTLRGSTLQICYLARLFGLSEQVEAPGVGGFGDIDAPMTHQPQMSAPMRAQRRNSGAFGREYSAAFPYRPAHGTSAARGGGRVARPRRKFVVVTAVGTRRLGLVVDSLVGEQDVVTKPLGPSLKNITVFAGATELPDQRIALVLDAPALVEEMFANADRTRMTHGGPHGF
- a CDS encoding chemotaxis protein CheW, translated to MASNLARRPTVAVPTAASAKRKQRDRGPRTEYLAFRLAGDVYAAPVSLIREILKLRPLTPVPRSASSIMGIISVRGQIVTVIDLRRRLRLQEEPVSNRARILLVDPLGVETLGLYVDEVLQVYRLADSEIEHTASALGGEVASYIAGIARPAQAQTAARRASSAVHAASQGAGPQALASTVVRHDASVIILLDLKVVLSS
- a CDS encoding chemotaxis protein CheW; the protein is MPDFGQRHRADPQKSLVGFVVGDVHYAIGIGQVREIVNPLPITTLPHTPPEVSGVADHRGDVVPVIDLRTRFGLTPTAPSRSTKWILVDAGERMVGLVVDAVTEVFGTGGDEIRPTPAMGGSRDLRGIRGVTNHNGILVFVLDTKRFTEVVDDIADVLPPMEEH
- a CDS encoding HEAT repeat domain-containing protein encodes the protein MTNASPPVTPSVIATALGAPDAEERRQATAMLIELELDDALPLLVRALGDSDWRVRKEATFAARPFVASPVLIAAMVRTFEPGENVGLRNAAVEVLASSGSLATAALGESLARLDADGRKLSVQALGRTRDPAALPLLERCLEDEDHNVRQGAVEAIAQLGPIAPEHVQRLLSRCLEAEDGFVQLTAIEGLNALGAVIPWERLEPMLGRPTLRSAALSAASLAESPKAAVALAHALRTTRGSTFIQALLALARLAEGPLLPAVAEALGAEGPELGQKLVRVAEKQGGEDPHHRAMALLLAAVARAPGVVDAAVKGMSEETFTEQAERALLLLGPAALPGLVARIAPGHGQDAPPAVSPDVRAALIDVAASIALAPNMGQRPLTLLAALRAAARESERRVATSALFALSRLGTEDDLDLAARLAGSPIRPVAHAAEGALAALATRHKDAARALADKLVGNVAHGQSADAFPAAVVMGALAALQKASGPPPSSDLAFLASAAAAEDVRTRRAAIGAVAEIGGASALDVLSLALADEEREVQLAAARALGYLGAATYRRKDMGEAGPELGALIGVVGRSRDAELVATAIRALGEGMSALPHEVTEPASAALVEALAPLARQSEGGVAIAAVESIGRAPWGTPGRQAALLAALDHPDGSVVKVAMLKLETSGTDGEELLRCLDHPSPDVRLLAAETLAGSDNPVLRERLAQRAAVELDHDVRDALEGALSSIRWRGERGSGAP
- a CDS encoding CheR family methyltransferase; protein product: MRFPDEVRLAPDEFRLLRDLINQHCGISLNPEARPVVERRLRERLSLHGLQSFGEYYQLLRSADRGRAELDEAIDLVTINETYFFREDYQLRALRTELFPMLRRPPLSRETLNIWSAGCSTGEEVYSIAIMAREAGFSARRDLRIFGSDISRRCVTHARRGVYGPSSFRAIPPEIKKKYFVEHPDGLHVLDELRPWCHFGHLNLLDPARATVVGRVDIIFCRNVLIYFDDVSRRRVIDMFYDRLLPGGFLLLGHSESLLNVSTAFELVHLREDLVYRKPISASRFVSGTEGGALGPGKP